The Kiritimatiellales bacterium genomic interval AAATGTTGTAGTGTCAAAAACGGTATTTACTACTTTCGCCGCAAGATCCCCTTGGAAATTCGACAGTTTTATGGGGGGCAAGGTGAGATTATAGAATCACTCTATACTCGTGATGAACTAGCAGCCAAAAATAAAATCGAAAAAAGACGGCGAGAAACATCAAAAGATTTTTCTGATTTTAGGAAAAGATTACCATCACAACTTCAGCCAAATGCACGTGTTAAGACTCTTTCTAATAAAAAGTTACATTCTCAAGGGAAAGCCTTCGATAAATTTAGAGACAATGTTGATGATGCGGTTGCACGCACAAAAAAGCTGTGGGTACCGGATGTTACTGATAAGAATGAGCCTATTTTAAGAGCACCTACAAAGCAAACACTTTTAGAATTTATAAAAAATCGGTTGGATGGACTGGAGAAACTTTTAGATATCACCCTTTATAAAAATTTCGAAATTCTTCAAAAGTTTACAGTTGATTATTTATGCGATGGGCAAAATATCCTTGAAATTTGTGAAGGAATCGCTGGGAAACAATTATACCCAGACTTATCGTTTCCTGAAAGCATCGGACAAGCAGTCATAGCATATCTTATTAAAGCATATACCGAACTTCGGCGATCAGTATCCGATGCGTTATCTCTTATGCCAGAAAAGTATGAACGTCAGGAATATGTCGCTGAAATTACCCAAGAAAAATATAGCTCTAAATTTGCAAGGCTATCTGAAGTATTAGATGCATGTTTGGCTTTTAAGGAACGAGGTAAAAAAGCAAGAGAAAAATTACAAACGTCTATAGAACTTTTGATTGAGTGGGCAGGTGACAGATTAATTGATGAATATACACAGAAAGATATGATCGATTTCATTGATCGGTGTTTGGCAAAACTTCCACCAAATAGAAAAAAGGTTTATCCTTGGCGAGAAATGTCATTAGTGGAAGTTTTAGCTGAAGATGATGATTTAAAAGATTTAATAAGCCCTCAAACCGCCAGAAATATATTTTCCGGCATTATCACTGTTTTTCATTTCGCACATACGATACAAATTCCTAGATTGGAAATGAATCCGACAAATGGATTACGATCCAAAATAAAATTGTT includes:
- a CDS encoding site-specific integrase, giving the protein MLIVVDMKCCSVKNGIYYFRRKIPLEIRQFYGGQGEIIESLYTRDELAAKNKIEKRRRETSKDFSDFRKRLPSQLQPNARVKTLSNKKLHSQGKAFDKFRDNVDDAVARTKKLWVPDVTDKNEPILRAPTKQTLLEFIKNRLDGLEKLLDITLYKNFEILQKFTVDYLCDGQNILEICEGIAGKQLYPDLSFPESIGQAVIAYLIKAYTELRRSVSDALSLMPEKYERQEYVAEITQEKYSSKFARLSEVLDACLAFKERGKKAREKLQTSIELLIEWAGDRLIDEYTQKDMIDFIDRCLAKLPPNRKKVYPWREMSLVEVLAEDDDLKDLISPQTARNIFSGIITVFHFAHTIQIPRLEMNPTNGLRSKIKLLDDNTSRAYSLEEVKKMLSHLTYDAQNPARYFVVLLGLFTGARLNELCQLHVSDVKNENGIWYIDINENDKKNTKKRLKNKPSARKIPLHRELININIGFLSYTQHRKNNLKSNDGLLFPELTYDEAAGYARKISRWFNKTLKPKFKSPKNKYEIGFHSLRHLFIQQAQNQAQMGDRARMDIAGHGYSGASKVHLQYAGKLPVDRLHVEMEKLDYGIPLPKRFKPSEAVDALAGD